The Rhopalosiphum maidis isolate BTI-1 chromosome 1, ASM367621v3, whole genome shotgun sequence genome has a segment encoding these proteins:
- the LOC113549703 gene encoding oxidant-induced cell-cycle arrest protein 5-like, whose product MARLEIVQFLAVIVIIVQHLTHLVECEDKRIVIFMPRRIKTIHHHHHHVVLMDPKTKTMTHTKPYSDRSSSSVSSSSAEVDYQQQRDHHRHYQRQRQQQKQKQQQQQQQQQQSEEAESHPLSYFQQRTTIRTSDPNTLYPISRPQPSQTYYSTLPSRQKRSKVIARLVYNH is encoded by the exons ATGGCGCGTCTCGAGATCGTGCAATTTTTGGCCGTT ATCGTGATCATCGTACAACATTTGACACATTTAGTCGAATGTGAAGACAAAAG GATCGTAATTTTCATGCCCCGGCGGATCAAAACAATACATCACCACCATCACCACGTTGTGCTGATGGATCCAAAAACGAAAACTATGACGCACACAAAACCGTACTCGGATAGGTCATCGTCATCTGTTTCGTCCTCGTCGGCCGAGGTAGACTATCAGCAGCAACGAGATCACCATCGTCACTATCAACGCCAACGACAGCAACAGAAGCagaagcagcagcagcagcagcaacagcagcagcaatcCGAGGAAGCCGAAAGTCATCCGCTGTCGTACTTCCAACAGCGAACGACCATTAGAACCAGCGATCCAAACACGTTGTATCCGATCTCACGACCGCAGCCGTCGCAGACGTACTACTCCACTCTGCCCTCCAGGCAGAAGAGGTCCAAAGTCATAGCTAGATTGGTGTATAACCATTAA
- the LOC113549847 gene encoding odorant receptor 22c-like, translated as MRSPASATAVDETLFKTIGLHQLLCPANRGGYSACFRRALLIVLGLSFALHAFQVPWLYYALNDLQRFAYMAAVIIYGMMCAFKGYVLVTNADRLWSVLGAAGYAYTECGRRDPSWLRRCGVTLSAMLRSFVALSYATLIVWIALPFFVDEFTAIINLDGTVTRYRTTIHNMQFPVPLALYNSRPVWMLIYFTEVAVCIVNVFIWSMFDCYLVTMCFVLNAQFHTMSAGYVTLGRRRARPSPPETPDTSVRMKLNDVESNHYDDLIGHIQDNQKLIKVYDVFFDVVRPVVLVQIGNGSYSVISLIFLISLMYLMGIPVLSAPFLKFICGVISLTIELFIFCYGFNHIETAKSVINFGLYSSNWTEMDLKFKKSLLLAMKMNSSHKRVMKISPNSAVGLEMFARVMNMSYSIVSVLLNSRS; from the exons ATGCGTTCGCCGGCGTCGGCGACGGCAGTGGACGAGACGCTGTTCAAGACCATCGGCCTGCACCAGCTGCTGTGCCCGGCCAACCGCGGCGGTTACAGTGCCTGTTTTAGGCGCGCGCTGCTCATCGTGCTCGGCCTGTCGTTCGCGCTTCACGCGTTCCAGGTGCCCTGGCTGTACTACGCGCTCAACGACCTGCAGCGGTTCGCGTACATGGCCGCCGTCATCATATACGGCATGATGTGCGCGTTCAAGGGCTACGTGCTGGTGACCAACGCCGACCGGTTGTGGTCCGTGCTGGGCGCGGCCGGTTACGCGTACACCGAGTGCGGGCGCCGCGACCCCAGCTGGCTGCGCCGGTGCGGGGTCACGCTGTCCGCGATGCTCCGTTCGTTCGTCGCGCTCAGCTACGCCACGCTGATCGTGTGGATCGCGCTGCCGTTTTTCGTCGACGAGTTCACGGCCATCATCAACTTGGACGGCACCGTCACCCGGTACCGCACCACCATCCACAACATGCAGTTCCCCGTCCCGTTGGCCCTGTACAACTCGCGTCCCGTCTGGATGCTCATCTACTTCACCGAGGTGGCCGTGTGCATCGTCAACGTGTTCATATGGTCCATGTTCGACTGCTACCTGGTAACCATGTGTTTCGTGCTCAACGCCCAGTTCCACACCATGTCGGCCGGTTACGTGACGCTTGGCCGTCGTCGCGCCCGACCATCGCCACCGGAAACGCCCGACACGA GTGTTCGAATGAAATTAAATGATGTGGAATCGAATCATTACGATGATTTGATTGGTCATATACAGgacaatcaaaaattaatcaa agtgTATGACGTATTTTTTGATGTCGTACGACCTGTTGTCCTAGTCCAGATTGGTAACGGTTCATATTCAGTAATATCGTTGATATTCCTTATCTCCCTA atGTATCTTATGGGTATTCCAGTTTTATCAgcaccatttttaaaatttatttgcgGAGTAATATCGCTTACTATTGAGctctttattttttgttacggATTCAACCACATTGAAACTGCG AAATCTGTAATAAATTTCGGATTATACAGTAGCAACTGGACTGAAAtggatttgaaatttaaaaaatctttactATTGGCCATGAAGATGAATTCCTCCCATAAACGAGTGATGAAAATTTCACCTAATTCCGCTGTCGGTCTAGAAATGTTTGCTAga GTGATGAATATGTCATACTCTATAGTTTCAGTACTACTAAACTCAAGATCTTAA